A window of Pyrus communis chromosome 3, drPyrComm1.1, whole genome shotgun sequence genomic DNA:
GCTTATTCCACCCAGTTATTTTCTCTTAATGCAGTGCAAGTTTCACAATGATCAAGACTTGGTGCATGGAAACACATGTAGTGGTGGTATTATAGAACCAAAATGCATGGAATTTATATCAGCTTTAGCAGCTGGAAAGCGAGCAAGGTTAATGTTGCAAGTCACATCTGAAGGCGTAACACCGCTGACGGTTTCGCTTGCGGTGGCTGCAAAGCAAAGTGGAGGCCGACTGATCGTGTGCATTAATaatgacgacgacgacgatcATACGGAGAAGATTGGTAAAACCCTACTTGTGGAAAACGGTCTCGACAACGTCATTGAATATGTATATGAAACTGATCCTTGTAGAATGGTGAAGCATTTCAAGCATGTTGATTTTGCGGCTGTG
This region includes:
- the LOC137727312 gene encoding uncharacterized protein, whose protein sequence is MEWSPQAALKAYLDTLQLCKFHNDQDLVHGNTCSGGIIEPKCMEFISALAAGKRARLMLQVTSEGVTPLTVSLAVAAKQSGGRLIVCINNDDDDDHTEKIGKTLLVENGLDNVIEYVYETDPCRMVKHFKHVDFAAVDCKFKDYLKLLKVMNLNPNGSIVVRNNIGVTVNGGPILDQVFKEKKGLEYVTLPLGEGMEFTRFRSKGKCKTQRYKRFHVTFEN